In Natronococcus occultus SP4, the following proteins share a genomic window:
- a CDS encoding helix-turn-helix transcriptional regulator: protein MSVSETEAELSEDERAGLELVRETGGIHQSDFWKELDVSSRKGSRIVESLVEKGLVDREDTIYNGHNTYYITPIARDLDFTLLMAGDMLSPFIGEDEVDPNSDAFSQWIMNLAYEE from the coding sequence GTGAGCGTCTCCGAGACCGAAGCCGAGCTCAGCGAGGACGAGCGGGCCGGCCTCGAGCTCGTCCGTGAGACCGGCGGCATCCACCAGAGCGACTTCTGGAAGGAGCTCGACGTCTCCTCCAGGAAGGGGAGTCGAATCGTCGAGTCGTTAGTCGAAAAGGGGCTGGTCGACCGTGAGGATACGATCTACAACGGGCACAACACCTACTACATTACGCCGATCGCCCGTGACCTGGATTTTACCCTGCTGATGGCGGGCGACATGCTCTCGCCGTTTATCGGCGAGGACGAGGTCGATCCAAACAGCGACGCCTTCTCGCAGTGGATCATGAACCTCGCCTACGAGGAGTGA
- the gatA gene encoding Asp-tRNA(Asn)/Glu-tRNA(Gln) amidotransferase subunit GatA: MSENVFITEERIEGDDEGPLSGTTVAVKDNISTAGVRTTCGSRMLEEYVPPYDATVISRLKEAGATIVGKANMDEFGMGSTTETSYFGPTDNPAAPGRVPGGSSGGSAAAVAADEADLALGSDTGGSIRCPAAFCGVVGIKPTYGLVSRYGLVAYGNSLEQIGPFGETVSDAARLLDVIAGSDDRDATTRDEGDDASYADAATGDVDGLSIGVPTELLEGADEDVVETFWDAIADLEAQGAEYHEVSLPSVEHAVEAYYVIAMSEASSNLARFDGVRYGHDVDSEGNWNETFAEARKEGFGDEVKRRILLGTYALSAGYHDKYYKKAQDARAWVKQDFDEALEDADVLASPTMPVPPFEQGESLEDPLQMYPADANTVPVNLADLPAISVPAGETDGLPVGLQLIGPAFGEERLIRAASALE; the protein is encoded by the coding sequence ATGAGCGAGAACGTCTTCATCACCGAGGAACGCATCGAGGGCGACGACGAGGGTCCGCTTTCGGGCACGACCGTCGCCGTCAAGGACAACATCTCCACCGCGGGCGTCCGGACGACCTGTGGCTCCCGGATGCTCGAGGAGTACGTTCCGCCCTACGACGCGACCGTGATCTCGCGGCTCAAGGAGGCGGGGGCGACGATCGTCGGCAAGGCCAACATGGACGAGTTCGGAATGGGGTCGACCACCGAAACGTCGTACTTCGGACCGACGGACAACCCCGCCGCACCGGGCCGCGTCCCGGGTGGCTCCTCGGGGGGCTCGGCGGCCGCCGTCGCCGCCGACGAGGCGGATCTCGCGCTTGGCTCCGACACCGGCGGATCGATTCGCTGTCCGGCCGCCTTCTGTGGCGTCGTCGGGATCAAGCCGACCTACGGGCTGGTCTCGCGGTACGGCCTGGTCGCCTACGGCAACAGTCTGGAACAGATCGGCCCGTTCGGCGAAACCGTCTCGGACGCCGCCCGGCTGCTCGACGTCATCGCAGGTAGCGACGACCGGGACGCGACCACGCGGGACGAGGGCGACGACGCGAGCTACGCCGACGCCGCGACTGGCGACGTCGACGGACTCTCGATCGGCGTCCCGACCGAACTGCTCGAGGGTGCCGACGAGGACGTCGTCGAGACGTTCTGGGACGCGATTGCCGACCTCGAGGCCCAGGGCGCGGAGTACCACGAGGTTTCGCTGCCCTCCGTCGAACACGCCGTCGAGGCCTACTACGTGATCGCGATGTCGGAGGCGTCTTCGAATCTCGCCCGGTTCGACGGAGTGCGGTACGGTCACGACGTCGATAGCGAGGGCAACTGGAACGAGACCTTCGCGGAGGCGCGGAAGGAAGGGTTCGGCGACGAAGTCAAGCGACGGATCCTGCTCGGTACGTACGCGCTCTCGGCGGGGTATCACGACAAGTACTACAAGAAGGCCCAGGACGCCCGCGCCTGGGTCAAACAGGACTTCGACGAGGCCCTCGAGGACGCAGACGTGCTGGCCTCGCCGACGATGCCGGTGCCGCCGTTCGAGCAGGGAGAGAGCCTCGAGGACCCGCTGCAGATGTACCCCGCGGACGCAAACACCGTCCCGGTCAACCTCGCCGATCTGCCGGCGATCTCGGTGCCGGCCGGCGAGACCGACGGGCTCCCGGTGGGGCTCCAGCTGATCGGTCCGGCCTTCGGCGAGGAGCGACTGATTCGGGCTGCAAGCGCGCTCGAGTAG
- the gatC gene encoding Asp-tRNA(Asn)/Glu-tRNA(Gln) amidotransferase subunit GatC produces the protein MSDDAVSAEEVRHVAELARVDLTDAEVDQFTRQFADVLEYFETLDEVPEVDREADLTNVMRPDEERDSLDRDAALRNAPETEDGYFKGPNVS, from the coding sequence ATGAGCGACGACGCCGTCAGTGCCGAGGAGGTCCGCCACGTCGCGGAGCTGGCTCGCGTCGACCTGACCGACGCGGAGGTCGACCAGTTCACCCGACAGTTCGCGGACGTCCTCGAGTACTTCGAGACCCTCGACGAGGTGCCCGAGGTCGACCGTGAGGCCGACCTCACGAACGTGATGCGACCCGACGAGGAACGGGACTCGCTGGACCGGGACGCGGCGCTGCGGAACGCGCCCGAAACCGAGGACGGCTACTTCAAGGGGCCGAACGTCTCATGA
- a CDS encoding transcription initiation factor IIB: protein MTDSRIQTRSGQRRSGEREEASESTDEREQCPECGGRLRSDSEHAETVCQDCGLVVEEGEIDRGPEWRAFDAAEKDEKSRVGAPTTNMMHDQGLSTNIGWQDKDAYGRSLSSRQRQKMQRLRTWNERFRTRDSKERNLKQALGEIDRMASALGLPENVRETASVIYRRALEEDLLPGRSIEGVATSALYAAARQAGTPRSLDEISAVSRVGKDEIARTYRYVIRELGLEVQPADPESYVPRFASELELSDETERRARSLLQTAKEEGVHSGKSPVGLAAAAVYAAALLTNEKVTQNDVSEVASISEVTIRNRYHELLEAEGSPVI from the coding sequence ATGACAGACTCACGTATCCAGACCAGGAGCGGCCAGCGTCGCTCGGGCGAGCGCGAGGAGGCAAGCGAGTCGACCGACGAGCGAGAGCAGTGTCCCGAATGTGGCGGTCGCTTGCGCTCCGACAGCGAGCACGCCGAGACGGTATGCCAGGACTGCGGGCTGGTAGTCGAGGAAGGCGAGATCGACCGCGGTCCGGAGTGGCGCGCGTTCGACGCCGCCGAGAAAGACGAGAAGTCCCGCGTCGGCGCCCCGACGACGAACATGATGCACGACCAGGGGCTGTCGACGAACATCGGCTGGCAGGACAAGGACGCCTACGGCCGCTCGCTGTCGAGCCGCCAGCGCCAGAAGATGCAGCGGCTGCGCACCTGGAACGAGCGCTTCCGTACCCGTGACTCCAAGGAGCGCAATCTCAAGCAGGCGCTTGGCGAGATCGATCGGATGGCCAGCGCACTCGGACTCCCCGAGAACGTCCGCGAGACTGCAAGCGTGATCTACCGCCGGGCCCTCGAGGAGGACCTGCTGCCCGGCCGCTCGATCGAGGGCGTCGCCACCTCCGCGCTGTACGCGGCCGCCCGCCAGGCCGGCACCCCCCGCAGCCTCGACGAGATCTCGGCGGTCTCGCGGGTCGGTAAGGACGAGATCGCCCGCACTTACCGCTACGTAATCCGCGAGCTCGGGCTCGAGGTCCAGCCCGCTGATCCCGAGAGCTACGTCCCCCGCTTTGCGAGCGAGCTCGAGCTCTCAGACGAGACCGAACGGCGCGCCCGTAGCCTCCTCCAGACGGCCAAGGAAGAAGGCGTCCACTCGGGAAAGTCGCCCGTCGGACTCGCCGCCGCAGCCGTCTACGCCGCTGCGCTACTCACCAACGAGAAGGTCACCCAGAACGACGTCAGCGAGGTCGCCAGCATCTCCGAAGTGACGATCCGCAATCGGTACCACGAACTCCTCGAGGCCGAGGGCAGCCCCGTCATCTGA
- a CDS encoding alpha/beta fold hydrolase, whose product MGLRPGRPDVTATAPATETDASLLPSGGATSSSRVVNGVELHTVVAGDPDDPLVVLLHGFPEFWYEWREQIEPLVEDGYRVVVPDQRGYNLSEKPRSVRAYRLAELSRDVAELIASEGRESAHVVGHDWGGVVAWDLAYRYPDRIDRLGIVNAPHPTAYRQQLLSNPEQLRRGWYAMAFQLPWLPERLCRFDDFRLLEDALQGTAAEGTFTERELSQYRRAWRREGAVRGPLNWYRAIARHPPERRRDSLEQPTLVIWGEDDDAFVPELGLESVRFCERGRLERLPETSHWVPHERPAETIALLCDHLAGAD is encoded by the coding sequence ATGGGCCTCCGGCCCGGACGTCCCGACGTGACCGCGACAGCACCAGCCACCGAGACGGACGCGTCGTTGCTCCCGTCCGGGGGAGCGACGTCGTCCTCGCGGGTCGTCAACGGAGTAGAGCTACACACCGTCGTCGCCGGTGACCCGGACGATCCGCTGGTCGTGTTGTTACACGGGTTTCCCGAGTTCTGGTACGAGTGGCGCGAACAGATCGAGCCGCTGGTCGAGGACGGCTACCGGGTCGTGGTCCCCGACCAGCGGGGGTACAACCTGAGCGAGAAACCCCGGTCGGTTCGAGCCTACCGGCTTGCGGAGCTCTCCCGGGACGTCGCCGAGCTGATCGCGAGCGAGGGCCGCGAGAGCGCTCACGTCGTCGGTCACGACTGGGGCGGCGTCGTCGCCTGGGACCTCGCGTACCGGTACCCCGACCGGATCGATCGGCTCGGGATCGTCAACGCGCCACATCCGACCGCCTACCGCCAGCAGCTCCTGTCGAACCCCGAACAGCTCAGGCGCGGCTGGTACGCGATGGCGTTCCAGCTCCCCTGGCTACCCGAGCGGCTGTGTCGATTCGACGACTTCCGACTGCTCGAGGACGCTCTCCAGGGAACCGCGGCGGAGGGAACCTTCACCGAACGGGAGCTGTCCCAGTACCGACGCGCGTGGCGTCGCGAGGGAGCGGTGCGCGGGCCGCTAAACTGGTACCGCGCGATCGCGCGACACCCGCCCGAACGGCGACGGGACTCCCTCGAGCAGCCGACGCTCGTGATCTGGGGCGAGGACGACGACGCGTTCGTTCCCGAGCTGGGACTCGAGAGCGTTCGCTTCTGTGAGCGCGGCCGCCTCGAGCGGCTGCCGGAGACGAGCCACTGGGTGCCCCACGAGCGGCCCGCGGAGACGATAGCGCTGCTGTGTGACCACCTCGCGGGTGCCGACTGA
- a CDS encoding helix-turn-helix domain-containing protein, translated as MAHATLTVTMPEQVWIQQVSTAYPAATFRVLAAVPGSESGFALVRITGSSVPEMVAEIETHPQVLELTVVQRSEREATIHFETTAPLLLFSARESGIPIELPVEIQDGEATIEVTGSRERLAELAEQLEQFGLQYRIERVQERLHQSQLLSERQLEVVSAAVDAGYYDTPRRCSLTELAGHLGIAKSTCSETLHRAEEAIVKQFVEDLPGEDRLEEQLASG; from the coding sequence ATGGCCCACGCAACACTCACCGTCACGATGCCCGAACAGGTCTGGATTCAGCAGGTGTCGACGGCCTATCCGGCGGCGACGTTTCGTGTCCTCGCAGCCGTTCCCGGCAGCGAGTCCGGATTCGCGCTCGTTCGGATCACCGGCTCGTCCGTACCGGAGATGGTCGCCGAAATCGAGACCCACCCGCAAGTCCTCGAGCTCACGGTCGTCCAGCGAAGCGAGCGGGAGGCAACGATCCACTTCGAAACAACGGCGCCCCTCCTGCTGTTTTCGGCCAGGGAGTCGGGGATCCCGATCGAGCTCCCCGTCGAGATTCAGGACGGCGAGGCGACGATCGAGGTCACGGGTTCGCGCGAACGCCTCGCCGAACTGGCCGAACAGCTCGAACAGTTCGGACTCCAGTACCGTATCGAGCGGGTGCAAGAGCGGCTTCACCAGAGCCAGCTCCTCTCCGAGCGCCAGCTCGAGGTCGTTTCGGCCGCCGTCGACGCGGGGTACTACGACACGCCCCGGCGGTGCTCGCTGACCGAGCTGGCCGGCCACCTCGGAATCGCCAAATCGACCTGTAGCGAGACGCTCCACCGGGCAGAGGAGGCGATCGTCAAACAGTTCGTCGAGGACCTGCCGGGCGAAGATCGGCTCGAGGAACAGCTCGCGAGCGGGTGA